The genomic region CAACTTCAAAACTTATAAGATACAGAATATACAGTGAGTATGTTTAAcatgtataataaaaatatatttagagcaGAGATTTAAAACATAAGGAAAAAGTATAAAATGAGATTTACAGGAAAATACAATGTTTAGTTATAACATAgattcattgaaataaaaatttaaaggctAGGTTAAATAGATCAGACACAGCTAAAAAGTGAATGGATAAAACTGAAGATATAGCTAGATACATTATTCAGAATGCAGCCCAGAAAGACAAAGAcggaaaatatgaaagagaaactgACAGACATGCAGGATAGAGTATTAAGGTCTAACAGAAGTCTTCCTGGGGTTccacaaaagacaaaaagaaaaaaaaaaagatattagggaggagaaaaaaatgttctaGAAATACCACTCCTCAGCTTCAGTTCATGCAccaaattgtatactttaaaataatgcatGGATGAAAGAAGTAATAAGGgaacaagaaaatatttgaaattgaacaacaaaaaatattacaCATCAAAATGAGAGCTTCAAATAAAGATGCAATTCTTAGATGAGGATTAAAGCTTTAAATGCCtacttagaaaagaagaaataatccaTGAGCTTAGATCCTGATTTAGGAAGTtgaaaaaggaacagaagaataaacacacaaaaaaattaagtagtggggagggaagttcaaaataAGAGGCAAAAGCaattatgtagaaaacaaacaagaaggTTTGTTTCATGAAAACTaaaaagttgattctttgaaaagactaaAACAACTGATAAACCCTTGACAAACTTAGTAacgaaaaaacagaaaaatcaggtATGAAAAAGCATACAACTACAGATgcagaacaaaatttaaaaaatattttgtcaataaaatttaaaacttagataaaatgtataaagaaatacataacttggcaaaactgactcaagaagaaacaaaatacctGAATAGTCATGTAatcattaaagaaactgaatcatTAACTTAAAAATTCTCCCATAGAAAAATACCATGCTCCTTCTACTGGAAAGCTTAGTTACACAATTAAATACTCAAggtagtaaaaataaatgaagcttAGTTCCTCATATTAATATGGAGGAATCTCGAGATTATAATATCGATCAAACACAGcaaattccaaaagaaaaaatacagtatcataatgctgctgctgctgctaagtcacttcagtcgtgtccgactctgtgcgaccccatagacggcagcccaccaggctcccccgtccctgggattctcctggcaagaacactggagtgggttgccatttccttctccaatgcatgaaagtgaaaagtgaaggtgaagtcgctcagtcgtgtctgactcttagcaaccccatggacttcagcctaccaggctcctcggtccgtgggattttccaggcaagagtactggagtgaggtgccatcgccttctctgcagtATCATAATACtcatataacattttaaagtatgCAAAAGTAAATAATACATTGTTTAAGGATATACAACCATGTAGTAAACATAACTGGCATAAATTTCAGAATAATTGATTCCTCGGGATAGAGAAGAAGGTGAGAGAAGGAAGAGCCACATGGTGGGGGGAAAAACTTCAAAGATACTTAATATTCTaacatatttcattaattttaacaaGCCCATTTTTTTCCACATGTTAACATCTTGAAATAAAGATGTGCCTTACAAGCTATTAGCACCTTAGAATTATATTTGgcatcagtcttttctttctcagtgGTACATAAAATAAGGGTGTAAATTCTAAACAATGGATTTGACAAAATATGGCTAGTTCTTAAATATATGGTGGAAATATGGGTGTACAGTTTATAATTACTTATATCTTACAGATATATCCTTTGTTATATGTTCAACGTATAATAAAATTGAGTCTAAATAGGTTATGATCATGGGTCAGGTTAATATTGTGGGAAGAGGATGAGGAGTAGGGACAATTAGACGGGATCAGATGGGATGAAGAACttagatgatgatgataaataaagaaaaagggaTTCAAGTGAGAAATAAGATCACAGATTTCAAGCTAGAGAGATAGGGATAGAAAGCCTTAGGAACCAGGATGGTGTAAGGGAGCACATGAAATGTGCAAGTTTGGTTCTAAAGTCAAGGAAGATGGGAATggggagggtgagggtgggggacaGAGTTGAGGTAGGCCCTAGAGCGGTGCTGTCCAACAGAACCTTCTGCATCCGCACTGCCCAATGTGGAAGCCACTGAGCACGTAACAATGTGGTTTTTGAATATGTGAGGTGTAGCTGGTGTGACCGAGGAACTCAATTTCTAACCTTATTTCATGTTAATTAATTAAAGTTACCTAGGCACatgtgaaggcttccctggtaaagaaaccacctgcaatgcaggagacccaggttcaatccctgggtggggaagatctcctggcaaaggaaatggcaacccgcaccagtatccttgcctggcaaatcccatggacagaggagcctggcgggctatggtccatggggttgcaaagagtcagacacgactgagtgactaaacaacagcaacagccacATGTGACTAGGGTTTTGAGCAGCACAGTTCTAGAGCACCCACAGCTCCTGAATCCAgacagagggtggggagagggcaccAGCCCCAAATCACTCACCAGCCACCATGAACAGAAGGATGCTGAAGCCCAGGACGTAGTAAGGCCACTGTATGGAGAACTGTGGGGGGCTGGGCTTCATCCGCAGACTCTGGATCTCCAGGGCATGCAGCAACAAGGCCAGGAAGGCACAAGCCCCTGCGGGATCACAGGCAGGCCCCCTtggtctcctcctgcccctgctcCAGCCTTCCAGCACCTGCGTGaggctcccttctcctgcccaggCCCCTTTTGCTTTCAGAACCAACAACCTTCACCCCACACACCTGTCTCACCCTCCTTCCTAACTCTTTGCAAAGCCCGTGTGCCTTGCCTCTCAGAAACCCCTTTCCCAGGTACCCTCTGTGCCTGTGCCCTGGGCCGACTCCAGATGGGCCCCGGGTGTGACGCTCCCACTGTGAGCGTTCCACGTCCTCCATCTGATGGGAGCTTCCCAGGGCAGGGCCTTGGTCAGCCTATTAAAGTTAGAAGGTTCTAGAGGGCAGAGATGGTCTCTTCCATTCGTTCATCCAAGAAACATTTGTATTTGGTTTATAGTCTATATTTCAATTATAACTCTGTACCAGGTTCCAGGACAGCTGCTAGGATAGAGATGATGGGAAAGACCCCCAGAGAGATGTTGCCAAGCCAAGGTGATGAGGGCTGTGCCCTCTGGAAGTGCAGTTAGGAGGAGCCCCAAGGAGGGGGTGGCTGTGCCCTGGGCAACTTCACAGAGATGGAAACAGAGGAGAGGGGCCCTAGAAAGTCCCTCTCCTGACCTCAGACAGAGACCATCCCCCCATCTTTGGACCCCTCCCCAAGGCTGGGGCCCACCTGCTGCTCCCCACCTGTGAGGAAACTGATGAAGGCTGACACAAAATTGTGCTTCCGGGTCCTCGGAAAGAGCTGAGACGCAAAGGACACCATGATGAAAGTGGTGAGGAAAGACAAGACAACGGCTGACAGCAGGGAGACTCGGCCGAGGATGACGTAAACTGcaagggagggcaggagggagagcaGGCTGGGCCCCGGCACTCAGCCCAGAGGACGGAGCCCGGCCAGCCTCGGGTCCCCAACCGTGGCCTGGGGCCAAAGTTCCAACCCCCCATGGGTAGACCGCACATCATTAACACCTTCCCAGCTGCCTACTTTCATCTAACCCCAAGAGACTGAGAGAAAATGTCCTTTCAGGCATGTTCATTCTGTTCTATCTGCCCCCACTAGTCCTCTGTCAGCCCCCAAACCCCAAGCTggccctgcttccctctccccgATCCCCGCCTTCAGCCCTCCATACTGGATAAGGGTCGAGGCTTCCAGCACTTGATATGGAAGCAGTTCTCAAACAGGCCACTGAAGAACACTTCCTGGGACTCCTCGTTCACCAGCCGCACCCAGAAGGGGAAGATGGAGACCAGCAGGATAAGCAGGTAGCCCAGGGAAGTCAAGGCAGGGGCTATGGCCCAGGTGAAGCCCTTCACATCTCTGTCCTCTATCGTCAGCATCACCTGGGGGAGGAACAGTGAGGAAGCCCCACGCGGCACCAGGTGATGGAGATGGTGCCCGTGGACATGTCAGCGGACGTGGGGCTCAGGAAATGTTTGCTTTGCTTTAATTAACCTTCCAGACCTCTTCAGCTGGCCTAGCCAACACAGAAAACCTTTTCTCTCACTAACTCACTGGGTGATCTTGAGTGTGTATAGTCCCTTCTTTGAGCCTCGATTTCCACCTTGGTAAAATTTCCACCCTCCCAGCTCTAAAGTTCTAACTTTTCAGTTCTGTTTAAcagcccccgccccacctccccaccgccccacccccttcctcacCCCACTGCAACTGGCCACAGAGCCTCTCCAGTCAGCTGTTAGCTACTGTCTGCCCTTGGAGATTTCAGAATGAGGACCAGGCAGATATTAAAACCAGGGCCTGGAGTGCCTTTACTCAGGGACTGGCCCTCTTGCCTCAGGACCTGGGGTTTAGATGGACAGGGGTCCACCTGGTCCTCTGctgaaaaatgagcagaaaatatacacacagaaacttttaaaaatagttttagagTTTCATAGACCCTCCTGAAGCCCTAGGCTCCCTCTAGGCCTGGAGGTTGAGCCCCTCAGTTAAGGATCCCTCAAAACTTCTCCATCACCGCCAGCTGTCATCAAGAAGTCTTCCTAGAAGGAACACCTGTGATATGGAAGGTAAGCACTGGCTGGAATTGGCTGTAGAAGCCGTGACTGTGTCCCAGTTTTATCACTTGCTGGCTGGGTAACCTCGGGGAACTTACTAAAACTCTCAGGACCTTGGCTTCCCCATTTGGAAAAGGGAGGAGATAACACTTGCCCACTGAGGTTCTTGGGCGGACCAAGTAACATGCTGCAAACAAAGCGTCAAGCACAGTGCTCAGGGCCCAGGCGCTTGGTTAAGGATGCACCTAGTCAGCCTCCTCTgccttcacccagcctggcagccCTGAGGAACGAGGTGGAGGGCCAAGGAGGGGGACGAGAGGAGGGTCGTTGGAAGCCTGGGTGCAGCAGCGAGGGTGGGCCCTGTCCAGATGGCCCCCGATGACCATAGCCACATGGCAGTGCAGGAAGGTGGCATCTGGAGGTCAGAGGGACAGGACAAGGGAGATG from Bos javanicus breed banteng chromosome 25, ARS-OSU_banteng_1.0, whole genome shotgun sequence harbors:
- the TMEM225B gene encoding transmembrane protein 225B translates to MGRPVMLTIEDRDVKGFTWAIAPALTSLGYLLILLVSIFPFWVRLVNEESQEVFFSGLFENCFHIKCWKPRPLSIYVILGRVSLLSAVVLSFLTTFIMVSFASQLFPRTRKHNFVSAFISFLTGACAFLALLLHALEIQSLRMKPSPPQFSIQWPYYVLGFSILLFMVAGAICLIQEIACPRCHLLPISQSTEDTQEISYLENLDSLGGELSSMQKETLLKEETII